The following DNA comes from Thermoanaerobaculales bacterium.
GGGAACCGCCGCGGCGAGGGCAGGGTCGAGCTCGTCCATCTGGCGGCCTTGCCGTCGTCGTCGCGTCGCCGGCAAATGCCTCTTCTCCCCCTGACTGAGACATGCCGTGTCATACCGGACTCCCGACGTCGCGGCCAGGTCCTTCTCCAGCCGCAGCCGCTCGGCCTTGCCGTCGTCGGCAAACATCCGCTCGCCGCGCGTCACCCTGTTGGAGAGGTGGGAGATCCCGCCCTCAACGAACACCCGCGGCACCCTCGGCATCACGGAGCGCTCGCGCCGTTCGACCTCGAATCACCGAATGTGCGAAACCGGCACTTTTGCGGCCAGGTTGCACGTGGTTCCGGAGCCGGTGCGGCCGTGCCGCGGGGCCGGCGCCTGCTCAGACGAGCAGCAGCGAGACGAGGAGCTGCGCGAGGAGGATCTTGGTGACCATCGCGGCGGGGTAGACCGCGGCGTACCAGACGTTCGGGAGCTCCGAGGGCGTCTGCTGGTTGGCGTAGGCGAGGCACGCGGGCTGCGTCTGCATCCCAGAGACCACGCCCATCACCGCGGCGAGCGGAAGGCGCAGGACGCGGACGCCGACGACGACGGCGGCGACCGCGACCGAGATGGTGACGACTGCGCCGAGCGCGAGCAGCCGCCATCCGCCGGCCGCGAACTGCTCGCCGAACCCGAACCCGGCCTTGGTGCCGATCCCGGCCATGAAGAACACCAGGCCGACCTGGCGGAGGACGAGGTTGCCGGCGAACGGCAGCCCCCAGGTGATCGGCCCGGTGCGCTCGAGCCGCCCGAGGATGAGCGACACGATCAGCGGGCCACCGGCGAAGCCGAGCCGGACCACCGTCCCGCCCGGCAGCGGGAAGGGCACCATTCCAAGCAGCACGCCGAGCACGATGCCGAGCGACAGCGAGAGGAAGTCGGTCTCCGCGATCCCCTTCATCGAGTCGCCGAAGTACGACGCCAGCGCGTCGAGGCGTGAGCGCAGCGCGACGACGCGGATGCGGTCGCCGAGCTCGAGAACGGTGTCGCGGTTGGGGACGAACTCGACGTCGCCCCGTTGCACGCGCGTCACCGTGGCGTTGAACCGCTCCTCGAGGTGCAGCTCGCGCAGCGGCCTTCCGGCCGCCTCCCGGTTGGAGACGAAGAAGCGCCGGAAGCGGATCTCACCGAGGCTCTCGCCAAGATGCTCGGGCGCCTCCTCGCCGAACAGGATGCGCGCGCGCTCCTGCTCCTTCTCGGTACCCACCGCGACGACGAGGTCGCCCTCGGCGAGCGTCATCTCGGGAGTCACCACCGACACGACGCCGCCGCTGCGGATGCGGCTGAGCGAAAAGCCGCGATTGGGCACGTGCTCGAGGACGTCGCCGAGCGTCGCGCCGAAGACGCCGGGGTTCGAGACGCGGTAGGTGCGCGACAGGATCGGCTGCAACGGTTCGGTCTCGGCGGCGTCGGCCGCGGCCCCGAGGATGCGGCGGGCGACGAAAAACGTCACGATCACGCCGAAGACGCCGATCGGGTAGGCGAGCCCGTAGGCGATCACCGCGGCGCTCGCCTCGGCGGCGGCTCCGCTGCCTCCGGCGGCAGTCCCCTTGATGGTCTCGATGGTCGCCGCGAGCGCCGGGGTGTTGGTGAGCGCGCCGCAGAACACTCCCGCGGTGGTGCCTCCCGGGATGCCGAAAAGCCGCGACAGCAGAACTGCGAGCGCCGCACCGCCGGTCAGGAGACCCACCACGAGCGCGTTGACGCGCAGTCCGCGCTTGCGGAACGAGGCGAAGAACCCTGGTCCCGAGTGGAGGCCGATGGCGTAGACGAAGAGCACGAGGCCGATGACGTAGATGTGGTCGGGCAGCGCGAGACGGGGGTCGAGACCGCCGACGGCCATGCCGACGAAGAGCACCGCGACGACGCCGAGGCGAAACGAGGCGACGCGTACGCTGCCGAGCAGGTAGCCCAGCCCGATGACGGCGAACAGCAGCAGGAGCTGGTTCGCGGCGAGCAGGTCGACGATCTCGGTCATGCGGACGCGCTTCCGGCGCGCGCGAGCGCGGATTCTCCCATCCGCATTGGGCGCGGTCAAGCCGGGTCGCAGGAATCCACCGCCCCGGAAAATGAGTGCCTGAATGGGGTAAGGCCCGACGAGAACGTGATCAAGGCGCCCGTGTGGATGTCGTTCGGTCGCCGAGCTGAGCGGAGAGCCGAGCGACCTCGTCTGGCAACGCTCACCCGTCACCTCCGCCTCGATTCAGGAGGGCGGAGAGATATGCGGGTCAGCGCCGGTAGGTCCCGATCAGCTGGGCGCGCGCCAGGACGCGCCCTTCCATGGCGTCGATCAGCGTCTGCTTGTCGGCGGTCCTCGGCAGCTCGAGCGGGCGGTCGAGGGCGTAGAGCTTGAAGTGGTAGTGGTGGGTGCCCGACGGCGGCGACGGCCCGCCGTAGCCGGTGCGGCCCCAGCTGTTGCGGCCCTCCACAGAGCCTGCCGGCAGCTTGCCCTCGGGGATCCTGGCGGTGGCGGCCGGGATGTTCCACGCCACCCAGTGGACCCAGGTCCCCATCGGGGCGTCCGGGTCGTCGACGATCAGGGCGAAGCACGCGGTCCGGGGCGGCGGATTGGCGATGACAAGCTCGGGGCTGAGGTTGGTGCCATCCGCGGTGAACCTGGCCGGGATCGGCTGCCCGTCCGCGAACGCCGGCGAGCTGATGGCGAGTCCGCTGTCCATGGCCTGGTCCCCTTCCTCGGCAGCGCTGGTGGCCGCTGCCGCGAGCCACGCGAGGGCGACGACGGTGAGGATTCGCATGGAGCCCACGCCGACAATATCGTCCCGCCGGCCAAAACTCGCAAGCCCTCGGCGGCACGAAGGTGTCGCGCTCTGGTCGAGGGGGGCGCCGCGGGAGCGAGCGGGAGAGGCCCGGCTGCGAGTGGCAACTCGCCGGCGGTTCTGCTAAGACGGGGCCGCACCGGGGAGGGTCGCCATGAGCCAGTCCGCGCTGCCCCAGCGCCGCGTCGTCGTCATCGACGGCTGCCGCACCCCGTTCTGCCGCTCCGGCACCGCCTTCAACGACCTCACGACGTACGACCTCGGCCGGATGGCCGTCGCCGGACTGGTGCAGCGGACGCGCATCGACCCGGCGGTGGTGGACCTGCTGGTCATGGGCACGGTGATCGCCGACCCGCGGACCTCGAACCTCGGCCGCGAGGTCGTCCTCGGCACGCAGCTGCCGGAGAGCTGTCCCGCCTACACCGTCAGCGTCGCCTGCGTGTCGTCGCTGCAGGCCTTCCTCGACTGCGCCCGGGCGATCTCGACCGGCGCCGCCGAGGTCGCGATCGCGGCCGGCGCGGAGACCCTGTCCGACGCACCGATCCGGTTCCGGAGGCCCTTCCGCAAGCGGCTGATCGCCTCGCAGCGGGCGAGGGGCCCGCTCGGCTACGCCGGGCTGCTGAAGGGGCTGCGGCTGCGTGACCTGCTGCCCGAGCCGGTGGCGCTGGCCGAGTTCTCGACCGGCGAGCTGATGGGGGAGAACTGCGAGCGGCTGGCCAAGCGGGTCGGCATCTCGCGCGAGGACCAGGACCGCTACGCGCTGACCTCCCACCAGCGCGCGGCCCGCGCCGCCGAGCAGGGGCTGCTCGCCCGCCAGATCGTGCCGGTGCGGGTGCCGCCGGCGTTCGCCGCGGTGGCCCAGGACAACGGCGTGCGCGGCGACTCGACGCTCGGGCGGCTGGCCAGCCTGCGGCCGGCGTTCGACCGCCGCTTCGGGACGGTCACCGCCGGCAACTCCTCGTACCTGACCGACGGCGCAGGGGCCGTGCTGCTCGCCTCCGAGGAGGCGGCGAGGCGGCTCCGGCTCGAGCCGCTGGCGGCGCTCAAGGGGTCGGCGACCGCCGCGCTCGACCCGCTCGAGGAGCTGCTGCTCGGCCCGGCCCTCACCCTGCCGCGCGCCCTCGACGCCGCCGGCTGCGAGCTTCCCGAGGTCGGGGTGCTCGAGCTGCACGAGGCGTTCGCGGCCCAGGTGCTGGCGGTGCTGAGGCTGCTCGACGACGACGGCTTCTGCCGCGAGCGGCTGGGCCGCGACCGCGCGGTGGGTGCGGTCGATCGGGGGCGGCTCAACGCCTGGGGCGGGTCGCTCGCGGTCGGCCACCCGTTCGGCGCGACCGGCGCCCGCCTGATCACCACCTGCTGCCACCGCATGCAGGCCGAGCGCGCGCGCTTGGGCGCGGTGGCGGCCTGCGCAGCCGGCGCCATCGGCATCGGGCTCGTCTTCGAGGCGATGTGATGCTCGTTTTCTTTTCCCCGGCCGTGGGTTGCCCGCTGCGCGAGTGCGCGGTGGAACGCCAATGAGGGCAACCCCCGTCCGGGGAAAAGAAGTGTCGGAGGAATTGGAGTAGGAGAACACAGATGGCGATGATCAGAGTGGAGCGGCGCGAGGACGGAGTGGCGATCGTCTGGCTCGACCATCCGGACAAGAGCGTCAACACCCTGTCGCCCGAGCTGGTGCACGAGTTCGAGGCCACGGCGCTCCCGCTGCTCGACGACGAGGCGGTGCGGGCGATCGTGGTCGCCTCCGGCAAGCCCGACACCTTCATCGCCGGCGCCGACCTCGAGGTGATCGAGGGCCTCAACGCGGCCGAGATCTCGGCGATGTCCCGCGACGGCAACGCCCTGCTCGAGCGGATCGCCACCCAGCGCAAGCCGGTGGTGGCGGCGGTCCACGGCGCGGCCCTCGGCGGCGGCCTCGAGGTGGCGCTCGCCTGCCACTACATCCTGGCCTCCGACGACCCGGCGACGGTGCTCGGCCAGCCCGAGGTGCAGCTCGGGCTGCTGCCGGCCGGCGGCGCGACCCAGCGGCTGGTGGAGCGGGCCGGCCTGACCGGCGCGCTGCCGCTGCTGCTGACCGGCAAGAGGGTGCGGGCGCGCGAGGCGCGGCGGCTGGGCATCGTGGACGCGGTGACCACGCCCGGCGGCATCGTCGAGACCGCCTGCCGCGCCGCCCTCGCGCTCGCCGACGGAACGCTGCGCCGGCCGCCGAGGAAGCTAAGCCTGCTCGACCGCGCCGCCCGCCACGCGCCGGTGCGCGGCCGCGTGCTGAAAGCCGCGCGCGAGCGGGTGCGGCGGCAGACCCGCGGCCTCTACCCGGCGCCGGAGGCGGTCCTCGACTGCGTCGAGACCGGCTTGAAGCGGGGACGCAAGGCCGGTCTGGCCAAGGAGTCCGAGCACTTCGGCCCGCTCGCGGCCGGCCCGGTGAGCCGGTCGCTGGTCTCCATGTTCCACGCCGTGAACGAGGCCAGGAAGGCATCGCCCGGCGCCAGGCCGCGGCCGGTGCGCTCACTCGGCGTGCTGGGGGCCGGCTTCATGGGCTCGGGGGTCGCCTCGGTGTCGCTCGGGCTGTCCCCGGTCGTGGTGCGGGACGTCGCTGAGGAGGCGCTCGCCGCCGCGGCCAGGGCGATCGACGAGGGCCTGCGCAAGCAGGTGCGGTCCGGGGCGATCTCGAGAAACGAGGCCGACCGGCGGCGGTCGCGGCTCGAGTTGACCACCGAGGTGGCGGGCCTGGCCAGAGCCGACCTGGTGGTCGAGGCGGTGTTCGAGGACCTCGCGCTCAAGCGCCGGGTGCTGGCCGAGGCCGAGGGGGTGATCGCGCCGACGGCGGTGTACGCGTCCAACACCTCGGCGCTGCCGATCGCCGAGATCGCCGCGGTGGCGAACCACCCGGAGCGGGTCCTCGGCATGCACTACTTCTCGCCGGTGCCCAAGATGCCGCTCGTCGAGATCGTGGTCACCCTACGCAGCGCGCCGTGGGCGGTCGCCACCGCCCACGCCCTCGGCCGCGCCCAGGGCAAAACCCCGATCGTGGTCCGGGACTCTCCGGGCTTCTACACCACCCGGATCCTGGCGCCGTACCTCAACGAGGCGATGCTCGTGCTGGAGGAGGGCGGGCGGATCGAGGACGTCGATCGCGTGCTGAGGGACTTCGGTTTCCCGGTCGGGCCGATCGCGCTGCTCGACGAGGTCGGCATCGACGTCGGCGCCCACGTGTCGCGTGACCTCGGCGCCGCCTTCGCCGACCGCGGCCACGTCTCCTCCGACGCCCTGCGGCGGCTCAGCGAGGCCGGATTCGGCGGGCGCAAGAACCGGCGGGGCTTCTACCAGTACCCGGCAGCCAAGCGCAAAGGCACCAAGCGGGTCAACCAGGCGGTGTACTCCTTCCTCGGTGGGTCGTCGCGCCGCGCCGTCGAGGAAGCGGCGGTCCGCGACCGGCTCGCCCTGCTGATGGTCAACGAAGCGGCGCGCTGCCTCGAGGAGGGCGTGATCTCGTCGCCCCGGGACGGAGACCTCGGCGCGGTGCTCGGCCTCGGCTTCCCGCCGCTGCGGGGCGGGCCCTTCCGCCACGTCGACGCGTACGGCCCGGCAATCCTGGTCAACCGGATGGAGCAGCTCGCCGCCCGGCACGGCCCGCGGTTCCAGCCGGCGGGCCTGCTGGTCGAGATGGCCGAGCGGGGCGGCCGCTTCTACCCGGCGCGGCCCTCGTGATGCGCGCGGGCCGCGACTTGAGCCGCCGCCGGCGATCGCTCCCCGTCGTGGCCGCAGCGGCCGCCGCTCTCCTGCTGGCGGCCGCTCGCGGCCGCTGCGAGCCGCCGCCGCTGTGGTCGCCGCCGCCGCTCGACCCACTGCGGGCGGCCTCGCTGCCGCTGCGGGGCGCCGACCTGATCGTGCCCGAGCGCGGCCGCTTCAGCCTCGAGGTGACGTCCGGGTACTTCAACGTCCAGGAGAGCACCTGGCACGCTCCCACCATCCATCACGACCTCGGCCTCGACGGGCAGCCCCTGACCGCCGGTGAGCTGGCGATGCTCGAGCGCGCCTACCCGGACGACGAGATGTACCTGCTCGACCTCGAGGGCTGGCAGGTCGACCTCCAGGCCTCGGCCGGTCTCGGCCGCGGCGTGGTGCTGTCGGCGCACCTGCCGTGGCTGGAGGTCGGCCGGCCCCACTGGGACGACCTCGCGCGGTCGCTGCACGAGCTGATCGGCGCCGAGCAGGACGGCTTCGAAGTCTTCCCCTACGGCCAGACCGTTGCCTGGGCCCACGGCGAGGCCGGGCGGGTCGAGCGCCTGGGCGGAGGCTGGTCGGGCTGGGGAGACCTGAGCCTGGCCGTGAGCGGCGCCGCCGGCCGCTGGCTGGGCGCCCGGCATCGCTGGGCGGCGGTGGTGGAGGCGCCGACCGGTGACGACGCGACCCTGGCCGGCAGCGGCGGCTGGGACCTCGGGCTGCGCTGGCTCGCGAGCTGGGAGCTGCGGCGCAGCGCGTTGCTCGCGGCCGTCGGCTTCGCCCGCCTCGATCGCGAGGGCGGCTGGCTCGGGCTTCCGCGGCAGGACACCTGGCAGCTGCAGGCGGCCTACCACCTCCAGCTCGGGGCGGCGTGGTCGCTCCGCCTCGCCGCCCGCGCCGACAGCTCGCCGATCGATGGCTTCGACGGATCCGACCTCGGGGACACGGCGCTGCTCTTCGACCTCGGGGTGCGCCGCGAGCTCGGCGGCGGCTCCTGGCTCGCCATGTCGTTCGGCGAGAACCTGCCGCAGGTCGGGGTGACGCCGGACTACACGCTGCAGCTGCTCATCGGCGCAGCGCTCGGGCGGCCGGCGTCGGCTGCCGGCCCGGGTGTACCCTGAGCCGGTGATCAGCGGCCCGGCCCGGCGGCTCGCCAGGGCCCGGGCGACCCGGGGGGGGCGCATGGCCGAAGGCCCGGAAAATGGCCGCCCGCTTGCCGGCATGGTCGTGCTCGACATGTCGAGGATGCTCCCCGGCGCAGTGCTTGCGCGGCAGCTCGTCGACCTCGGGGCGCGCCTGATCAAGGTCGAAGAGCCGGGGCTCGGCGACCCGATGCGGATGGTGCCGCCGCTGGTCGGGGGCGTGGGCGCCGGCTACGCGGCGCTGCTGCGCGGCAGCGAGTCGGTCGCGCTCGATCTCCGGGACGCGCGCGACGTCGAGCGCGTCCGGGCGCTCGCGGGCCGGGCGGACGTGCTGGTGGAGAGCTTCCGGCCGGGGACCATGGAGCGCCGGGGGCTCGGCTGGGACGCCCTGTCGAGCGCCAACCCCCGCCTCGTCTGGTGCTCGCTGTCGGGTTACGGCCGGTCGGGGGCCGCCGCGGCGCGGGTCGGCCACGACCTCAACTTCATCGCCGAGTGCGGGGCGCTGCGCGAGCTGTGCTCCTCCGGGGTGCCCGGGCTGCAGGTGGCCGACATTGGCGCCGCCCTGCTCGCCGCGACCGCGGTCCTCGCCGCCCTGCTCGATCGCGAGCGCCACGGCCGGGGGCGCTTCCTCAACCAGCCGCTGGCCGCCGGGCCACTGCCCTTCGTCGCCTGGGCGTGGGCGGAGGCCGCCGCCGGCGGCGCAGGCCCCCGGGAGCTGCTGCTGTCCGGGCGCTGCCCGTGCTACCGGACCTACGTGTGCGGCGACGGCGCGGAGATCGCGGTCGCAGCGGTCGAGCCGAAGTTCTGGGCGGCCCTGGTCACGGCGCTCAGCGCGCCCGAGCTGACCGCGGCCGGCTGGGACGTCGGCGAGGAGGGGGCGGCGGCCGCCGCCCGGCTGGCCGAGATCTTCGCCGGCCGACCGCGAGCCCACTGGCTCCGGCTCGCCCTCGAGCTCGGCCTGCCGGTCGGCCCGGTCCACACTGCGGCCGAGGCCCAGGCCGCCGCTGCCGGCGCCGGCCAGCTCGAGGCGACGCCGGCGCCCGGCGGCGGGACCATCGACGGCGTCGCGCCGTTCGTGCCGAGCCTGGGCCGCACGCCGGCGACCCCGGTCGGGGCGGTGGGGGAGCACACCGCGCGCGTGCTCGCCGAGTTTGGGATTCCGTAACCGATCGGCTCGTCCGCCTCGCACCGGGGTGCTGTCCCGTTCGTTCCCGTACCCGTACCCGTACCCGTTCCCGAGTCGACGCGCCGGCTGAGTAACCTGTCGTGACTGGCTGAATCCGGGTACGGGAACGGGAACGGGAGCGGGAACGGGGGGTTGATCCCCCGACCCTGATCCCCAACCCCTGGTCCGGCAGGAGCGCTAAACTC
Coding sequences within:
- a CDS encoding TrkA C-terminal domain-containing protein; the protein is MTEIVDLLAANQLLLLFAVIGLGYLLGSVRVASFRLGVVAVLFVGMAVGGLDPRLALPDHIYVIGLVLFVYAIGLHSGPGFFASFRKRGLRVNALVVGLLTGGAALAVLLSRLFGIPGGTTAGVFCGALTNTPALAATIETIKGTAAGGSGAAAEASAAVIAYGLAYPIGVFGVIVTFFVARRILGAAADAAETEPLQPILSRTYRVSNPGVFGATLGDVLEHVPNRGFSLSRIRSGGVVSVVTPEMTLAEGDLVVAVGTEKEQERARILFGEEAPEHLGESLGEIRFRRFFVSNREAAGRPLRELHLEERFNATVTRVQRGDVEFVPNRDTVLELGDRIRVVALRSRLDALASYFGDSMKGIAETDFLSLSLGIVLGVLLGMVPFPLPGGTVVRLGFAGGPLIVSLILGRLERTGPITWGLPFAGNLVLRQVGLVFFMAGIGTKAGFGFGEQFAAGGWRLLALGAVVTISVAVAAVVVGVRVLRLPLAAVMGVVSGMQTQPACLAYANQQTPSELPNVWYAAVYPAAMVTKILLAQLLVSLLLV
- a CDS encoding YbhB/YbcL family Raf kinase inhibitor-like protein, encoding MRILTVVALAWLAAAATSAAEEGDQAMDSGLAISSPAFADGQPIPARFTADGTNLSPELVIANPPPRTACFALIVDDPDAPMGTWVHWVAWNIPAATARIPEGKLPAGSVEGRNSWGRTGYGGPSPPSGTHHYHFKLYALDRPLELPRTADKQTLIDAMEGRVLARAQLIGTYRR
- a CDS encoding acetyl-CoA C-acyltransferase, whose amino-acid sequence is MSQSALPQRRVVVIDGCRTPFCRSGTAFNDLTTYDLGRMAVAGLVQRTRIDPAVVDLLVMGTVIADPRTSNLGREVVLGTQLPESCPAYTVSVACVSSLQAFLDCARAISTGAAEVAIAAGAETLSDAPIRFRRPFRKRLIASQRARGPLGYAGLLKGLRLRDLLPEPVALAEFSTGELMGENCERLAKRVGISREDQDRYALTSHQRAARAAEQGLLARQIVPVRVPPAFAAVAQDNGVRGDSTLGRLASLRPAFDRRFGTVTAGNSSYLTDGAGAVLLASEEAARRLRLEPLAALKGSATAALDPLEELLLGPALTLPRALDAAGCELPEVGVLELHEAFAAQVLAVLRLLDDDGFCRERLGRDRAVGAVDRGRLNAWGGSLAVGHPFGATGARLITTCCHRMQAERARLGAVAACAAGAIGIGLVFEAM
- a CDS encoding 3-hydroxyacyl-CoA dehydrogenase NAD-binding domain-containing protein; protein product: MAMIRVERREDGVAIVWLDHPDKSVNTLSPELVHEFEATALPLLDDEAVRAIVVASGKPDTFIAGADLEVIEGLNAAEISAMSRDGNALLERIATQRKPVVAAVHGAALGGGLEVALACHYILASDDPATVLGQPEVQLGLLPAGGATQRLVERAGLTGALPLLLTGKRVRAREARRLGIVDAVTTPGGIVETACRAALALADGTLRRPPRKLSLLDRAARHAPVRGRVLKAARERVRRQTRGLYPAPEAVLDCVETGLKRGRKAGLAKESEHFGPLAAGPVSRSLVSMFHAVNEARKASPGARPRPVRSLGVLGAGFMGSGVASVSLGLSPVVVRDVAEEALAAAARAIDEGLRKQVRSGAISRNEADRRRSRLELTTEVAGLARADLVVEAVFEDLALKRRVLAEAEGVIAPTAVYASNTSALPIAEIAAVANHPERVLGMHYFSPVPKMPLVEIVVTLRSAPWAVATAHALGRAQGKTPIVVRDSPGFYTTRILAPYLNEAMLVLEEGGRIEDVDRVLRDFGFPVGPIALLDEVGIDVGAHVSRDLGAAFADRGHVSSDALRRLSEAGFGGRKNRRGFYQYPAAKRKGTKRVNQAVYSFLGGSSRRAVEEAAVRDRLALLMVNEAARCLEEGVISSPRDGDLGAVLGLGFPPLRGGPFRHVDAYGPAILVNRMEQLAARHGPRFQPAGLLVEMAERGGRFYPARPS
- a CDS encoding DUF3187 family protein → MAAAAAALLLAAARGRCEPPPLWSPPPLDPLRAASLPLRGADLIVPERGRFSLEVTSGYFNVQESTWHAPTIHHDLGLDGQPLTAGELAMLERAYPDDEMYLLDLEGWQVDLQASAGLGRGVVLSAHLPWLEVGRPHWDDLARSLHELIGAEQDGFEVFPYGQTVAWAHGEAGRVERLGGGWSGWGDLSLAVSGAAGRWLGARHRWAAVVEAPTGDDATLAGSGGWDLGLRWLASWELRRSALLAAVGFARLDREGGWLGLPRQDTWQLQAAYHLQLGAAWSLRLAARADSSPIDGFDGSDLGDTALLFDLGVRRELGGGSWLAMSFGENLPQVGVTPDYTLQLLIGAALGRPASAAGPGVP
- a CDS encoding CaiB/BaiF CoA-transferase family protein: MISGPARRLARARATRGGRMAEGPENGRPLAGMVVLDMSRMLPGAVLARQLVDLGARLIKVEEPGLGDPMRMVPPLVGGVGAGYAALLRGSESVALDLRDARDVERVRALAGRADVLVESFRPGTMERRGLGWDALSSANPRLVWCSLSGYGRSGAAAARVGHDLNFIAECGALRELCSSGVPGLQVADIGAALLAATAVLAALLDRERHGRGRFLNQPLAAGPLPFVAWAWAEAAAGGAGPRELLLSGRCPCYRTYVCGDGAEIAVAAVEPKFWAALVTALSAPELTAAGWDVGEEGAAAAARLAEIFAGRPRAHWLRLALELGLPVGPVHTAAEAQAAAAGAGQLEATPAPGGGTIDGVAPFVPSLGRTPATPVGAVGEHTARVLAEFGIP